One window of Saprospiraceae bacterium genomic DNA carries:
- the selD gene encoding selenide, water dikinase SelD, which translates to MEYKLEPIRLTQFSHGAGCGCKISPAILDQILKSSGNNHFPGLLVGYEGRDDAAVFDLGDETALISTTDFFMPIVDDPYDFGRIASVNAISDVYAMGGKPLLAIGILGWPIDKIDPYWAGQVLEGARAICKEAGIPLAGGHSIDCPEPVFGLAVNGRVMIQHLKKNDGAKAGDLIYLSKGLGVGILTTAEKQSILEENHKKIASDSMLRLNRLGEEISKYPEVHALTDITGFGFCGHLNEMCKASSLLAKINYVKLPVLDPVVYDYIEKGAIPGGTKRNWKSYGAQVQLDNPEWYKLLGDPQTSGGLLIAIDPSFKKDFETILQKGNWYAECIGEFSKKASEERLNILVE; encoded by the coding sequence TTGGAATATAAATTAGAGCCAATCCGTCTTACTCAATTTAGTCATGGAGCTGGTTGTGGTTGCAAAATATCGCCTGCGATATTAGATCAAATATTAAAATCATCTGGCAACAATCATTTTCCCGGATTATTGGTTGGTTACGAAGGACGAGATGATGCAGCAGTTTTTGATTTGGGAGATGAGACTGCATTAATCAGTACCACTGATTTTTTTATGCCCATTGTCGATGATCCGTACGATTTTGGAAGAATTGCATCTGTAAATGCGATTAGCGATGTGTATGCAATGGGTGGAAAGCCTTTATTGGCAATTGGAATATTGGGTTGGCCAATAGATAAAATTGATCCGTATTGGGCAGGACAAGTTTTAGAAGGCGCCAGAGCGATTTGTAAGGAAGCGGGTATTCCATTGGCTGGTGGACATTCAATCGATTGTCCTGAGCCTGTATTTGGCCTCGCTGTGAATGGACGGGTAATGATTCAGCATTTAAAAAAGAATGACGGCGCCAAAGCCGGTGATCTTATTTATTTATCGAAAGGACTGGGTGTAGGTATTTTAACCACAGCAGAAAAGCAATCGATTCTGGAGGAAAATCATAAGAAAATAGCCAGTGATTCGATGCTCAGACTTAACAGATTGGGTGAGGAAATATCTAAATATCCGGAAGTTCATGCATTGACGGATATAACAGGCTTTGGATTCTGTGGCCATTTAAATGAAATGTGCAAAGCATCGAGTTTACTAGCCAAAATTAATTATGTTAAGTTGCCAGTTCTTGACCCAGTAGTATATGATTACATAGAGAAAGGGGCCATTCCCGGAGGAACCAAAAGAAATTGGAAAAGCTACGGGGCGCAAGTTCAGTTAGATAATCCTGAATGGTATAAATTACTTGGGGATCCTCAAACGAGTGGTGGGTTATTAATTGCTATTGATCCATCCTTTAAAAAGGACTTTGAAACCATTTTACAAAAGGGAAACTGGTATGCAGAATGTATCGGGGAGTTTAGCAAGAAAGCTTCAGAAGAGCGCTTAAATATCCTAGTTGAGTAG
- the mnmH gene encoding tRNA 2-selenouridine(34) synthase MnmH — protein sequence MVVIEKEAGLWLLEKSWQIIDVRSPIEFKQGHIPGAYNLPLFSDQERHDIGLAYKKNGPKEAMLLGLQYVGPKLRYFVEEVGQLKKDKSFLVHCWRGGKRSKSMAWLLANAGFEINLLLGGYKAYRQMQMDFYMENTFKIIILGGRTGTAKTQLLHALEKQGEQIIDMEALAHHKGSAFGGIGEPEQETNEQFENNLFSTIARLDYERWIWIENESRTIGRNYIPELFWKHIKAASLINVERDLLFRINHLMSLYQKEDDRALISSFEKIRKRLGHEAAQNAIDFITDHNYEAAAQIALNYYDKCYDYNLETNGSPKIIKMQFADQANEAVIDALLNYKRKYFGI from the coding sequence ATGGTCGTCATTGAAAAAGAAGCAGGGCTGTGGCTTTTAGAGAAATCTTGGCAAATAATAGATGTACGATCTCCAATTGAATTTAAGCAAGGACATATTCCGGGTGCTTATAATCTGCCTTTATTTAGTGATCAGGAACGTCATGACATTGGCCTGGCGTATAAGAAGAACGGACCCAAGGAAGCCATGCTACTGGGACTGCAATATGTAGGACCTAAGTTGCGATATTTTGTGGAAGAAGTAGGCCAATTAAAAAAAGATAAAAGTTTTTTAGTGCACTGCTGGAGAGGTGGAAAAAGAAGCAAAAGCATGGCTTGGTTATTGGCGAATGCTGGTTTTGAAATCAATCTGCTCCTTGGTGGATATAAGGCCTATCGTCAGATGCAAATGGATTTTTACATGGAGAACACGTTTAAAATTATTATATTAGGAGGTAGAACCGGCACCGCTAAAACGCAGCTCTTACATGCATTGGAAAAACAAGGCGAACAAATCATTGATATGGAAGCCTTGGCACACCACAAAGGTTCAGCATTTGGAGGGATCGGGGAGCCTGAACAAGAAACCAATGAGCAATTTGAAAATAATCTCTTTTCAACAATTGCAAGATTAGATTATGAACGATGGATTTGGATTGAAAATGAAAGTCGAACCATTGGACGAAATTACATTCCTGAATTATTTTGGAAGCATATTAAAGCAGCTAGTTTAATTAATGTGGAGCGTGATCTATTGTTTAGAATCAATCATTTGATGTCCTTATATCAAAAAGAAGATGATAGGGCCTTGATTAGTTCATTTGAAAAAATAAGAAAGCGCTTAGGGCATGAAGCGGCGCAAAATGCAATTGATTTTATCACAGACCATAATTATGAAGCTGCAGCCCAGATCGCTTTGAATTATTATGATAAATGTTATGATTACAATTTAGAGACAAATGGTTCGCCAAAAATTATTAAAATGCAATTTGCAGATCAAGCCAATGAAGCTGTGATTGATGCATTGTTAAACTATAAAAGGAAATACTTTGGAATATAA
- a CDS encoding exonuclease domain-containing protein, giving the protein MAYIIIDLEATCWNPNSVQYEQEIIEIGAVYLDSFLTPVKQFSKLVRPVKNPQISLYCKQLTGLQQIDLDKAKDFKFVIEAFLDWSSHQENNGVFYTWGSKDLKLIKDDCRNHRMDCDWINGLVDLKPQYAKIKNLPKPVGLDKALKIENIEFEGGRHRALPDASNLAKLFIKLFEHWDK; this is encoded by the coding sequence ATGGCTTATATTATTATTGATCTTGAAGCTACGTGTTGGAATCCCAACAGCGTGCAATATGAACAAGAAATAATAGAAATTGGGGCCGTTTATTTAGATTCATTTCTTACTCCTGTCAAGCAGTTTTCAAAATTGGTGAGGCCTGTTAAAAATCCTCAAATATCTCTATATTGCAAACAGCTTACAGGATTGCAACAAATCGATCTTGATAAAGCAAAAGATTTTAAGTTTGTTATTGAGGCATTTTTAGATTGGAGTTCCCATCAGGAAAATAACGGTGTTTTCTATACCTGGGGCTCAAAGGATTTGAAATTAATAAAAGATGATTGCAGGAATCATCGCATGGATTGTGATTGGATAAACGGGCTTGTTGATTTGAAACCTCAATATGCTAAAATAAAAAATTTACCAAAACCAGTGGGATTGGATAAAGCTTTAAAAATTGAAAACATAGAATTTGAAGGCGGGCGTCATCGTGCCTTACCGGATGCCTCGAATCTTGCAAAACTTTTTATTAAACTGTTTGAACATTGGGATAAATAA
- a CDS encoding 1-acyl-sn-glycerol-3-phosphate acyltransferase gives MEEFNLAKYRKFEHIEKDLNKWPISLFANTRKSFLIKLHKDVYNYFSSLPKEDLDQAIARAIYLEKQRVKSNPWKADPPNEMQYYRKIQKEYNDNQLQADKHEANKETLLRLIKRYSLEIIGHFNPKTFLTARKICDFFFHLILYPFGWQSVFNLKRMNKKNMEAIHINGHCEEVRALFKDHLVILVPTHSSNLDSVLIGYAVDNLLGLPAFSYGAGLNLFDSEFFAFFMNRLGAYKVDRRKKNSVYLQSLNSYSKLSVHDGVNTIFFPGGTRSRSGELESKVKLGLLGSLVQAQRILIEDKSQKKIVVVPVVLGYESVLEARSLMIQHLQITGQEKYSARVKKEGLASYLKFIKRLLSKPTHIVLTFGMPIDVFGNRVNELGLSLDHKGVQIHQEDYFQLDGKIVVDAQREGIYTRELGEKICQVYKKYNYILPCHLVAFAAFKLLSKMNPQADIYGLVQIPEEDFVFPRKAFETLCLQLRTILMELVKNKKLIDPMELEGPIEEVITKGIAALGIFHINRILFVDEFGRLLSQDFIGLLFYSNKMSVLELDELIDWSSIQWNVDRF, from the coding sequence ATGGAGGAGTTTAATCTAGCCAAATATAGAAAATTTGAGCATATCGAAAAAGACTTAAACAAATGGCCTATCAGTCTTTTTGCCAATACTCGTAAATCATTTTTGATAAAACTTCATAAAGATGTATATAATTACTTTTCAAGTTTACCTAAAGAAGATCTTGACCAAGCGATTGCCCGTGCGATCTATTTAGAAAAGCAACGGGTAAAATCAAACCCATGGAAGGCGGATCCTCCAAATGAAATGCAGTATTACCGTAAAATTCAAAAGGAATACAACGATAATCAACTGCAAGCTGATAAACATGAAGCAAATAAAGAAACGCTGCTTCGTCTAATTAAACGATATTCCCTGGAAATAATTGGCCATTTTAATCCTAAAACATTTTTAACGGCTCGTAAAATATGTGATTTCTTTTTTCATTTAATTCTATATCCTTTTGGTTGGCAATCCGTGTTCAATTTGAAACGAATGAACAAAAAGAATATGGAGGCAATCCATATTAATGGGCATTGTGAAGAGGTTAGAGCATTGTTTAAGGATCATTTAGTAATCTTAGTACCAACACATTCCAGTAATCTGGACAGCGTGTTGATTGGGTATGCGGTAGACAATTTGCTTGGCTTACCCGCTTTTAGTTACGGTGCCGGGCTCAATCTATTTGATTCTGAATTTTTTGCTTTTTTTATGAATCGTTTGGGAGCTTACAAAGTAGATCGCAGGAAGAAAAACAGCGTTTATTTACAATCTTTAAACAGTTATTCCAAGCTTTCTGTACATGATGGAGTAAATACCATATTTTTTCCAGGGGGAACCAGAAGCCGCTCCGGAGAATTGGAGTCTAAAGTTAAACTGGGATTATTGGGATCCTTAGTGCAGGCTCAACGCATTCTTATTGAAGATAAAAGTCAAAAGAAAATTGTGGTAGTTCCTGTAGTATTAGGATACGAAAGCGTTTTGGAAGCTAGGTCCCTTATGATTCAACATTTGCAAATTACGGGACAGGAAAAATATTCAGCAAGGGTAAAAAAAGAAGGACTTGCTTCTTATTTGAAATTCATAAAACGCTTGCTATCCAAACCGACTCATATTGTTTTAACATTTGGTATGCCGATTGACGTTTTTGGAAATCGCGTGAATGAACTTGGATTAAGTCTCGATCATAAGGGAGTTCAAATCCATCAAGAAGATTATTTTCAATTGGATGGTAAAATTGTTGTAGATGCTCAACGTGAAGGGATTTATACCCGTGAGCTAGGGGAGAAGATCTGTCAGGTTTATAAGAAGTATAATTATATTCTGCCATGTCATTTAGTAGCTTTTGCTGCATTTAAATTGTTAAGTAAAATGAACCCGCAGGCGGATATTTATGGCTTGGTTCAAATACCAGAAGAAGATTTTGTTTTTCCCCGTAAAGCATTTGAAACACTTTGCTTGCAATTGCGAACCATCCTGATGGAATTGGTAAAAAACAAAAAACTGATTGACCCAATGGAACTGGAAGGGCCTATTGAAGAAGTTATTACTAAAGGAATCGCTGCATTGGGTATCTTTCATATCAATCGAATTTTGTTTGTAGATGAATTTGGTCGGTTGTTAAGTCAAGATTTTATTGGATTGCTGTTTTATTCTAATAAGATGTCTGTGCTGGAATTAGATGAACTGATTGATTGGTCGTCTATTCAATGGAATGTGGATCGATTTTAA
- a CDS encoding YihA family ribosome biogenesis GTP-binding protein, translated as MHIKAQEALFLGSFGTFNELPESQLPEFCFWGRSNVGKSSLINYLCNRKQMARVSRTPGKTQTFNLYKMDNSWLIMDVPGYGFANVSKKLKEKWAKEIGSYLRKRSNLCLVFLLVDASIDIQKIDLDTINYLGQLGIPFHIILTKADKTKDRLVTDFTRKLKEELLKDWNECPPIFITSAEKRFGSDDLFLVMENILIQVQKDTKNGGV; from the coding sequence ATGCATATAAAAGCACAGGAAGCTTTATTTTTAGGTTCATTTGGAACCTTTAATGAATTACCGGAAAGTCAATTGCCCGAATTCTGTTTTTGGGGTCGTTCGAATGTAGGCAAAAGCAGTTTAATAAACTACCTATGCAATCGAAAACAGATGGCCAGGGTTTCCCGGACTCCGGGTAAAACACAGACATTCAATTTATACAAGATGGATAATTCTTGGCTTATCATGGATGTTCCAGGTTATGGATTTGCTAATGTTTCAAAGAAATTAAAAGAAAAATGGGCTAAAGAGATTGGCAGTTACTTAAGGAAAAGATCGAATTTATGTCTGGTGTTTTTATTAGTAGATGCGTCAATTGATATCCAAAAAATAGATCTGGATACAATTAATTATTTGGGACAGCTGGGAATTCCTTTTCATATCATTCTAACGAAAGCTGATAAAACAAAAGATAGACTGGTTACTGATTTTACTAGAAAACTAAAAGAAGAATTATTGAAAGATTGGAATGAATGTCCTCCAATATTTATTACAAGTGCCGAGAAACGATTTGGTTCAGATGATTTGTTTTTAGTTATGGAGAATATTCTAATTCAAGTTCAAAAAGATACAAAAAATGGAGGAGTTTAA
- a CDS encoding PorT family protein, with product MRRIIVLIVFSLNAYYCHSKLDFTVTGGMHSIDVGPKDFVVTNKSELDSFKFSFKNASYGYHFGIGLRINLNNFYLHPEFIFNSNNAHFKVNNYNVPQLVDSARDEKYQYLDIPLMLGVKFNIIRLYAGPVAHIFINNNSELTDIDGYKDKFKTASFGYQAGIGFELFNLIGIDIRHEGNFSQYGDHINFFGSQLNFDKKASRLIGSISLIF from the coding sequence GTGCGTAGAATAATTGTACTTATTGTTTTTAGTTTGAATGCATATTATTGTCATTCTAAACTTGACTTTACTGTGACAGGTGGAATGCATAGCATTGATGTAGGACCTAAGGATTTTGTTGTTACTAATAAAAGCGAATTGGATTCCTTTAAATTTTCATTTAAAAATGCTTCATACGGATATCACTTTGGCATAGGACTGCGGATTAATTTAAATAATTTTTACTTGCATCCTGAGTTTATTTTTAATTCAAATAATGCACATTTCAAAGTCAATAATTACAATGTACCTCAATTGGTAGATTCAGCTCGTGATGAAAAATATCAGTATTTAGACATTCCTTTAATGCTCGGAGTTAAATTTAATATCATACGTCTGTATGCCGGTCCGGTAGCACATATTTTTATCAACAACAATTCAGAATTGACGGATATAGATGGATATAAAGATAAATTTAAAACTGCTAGTTTTGGCTATCAAGCTGGTATAGGCTTTGAGTTATTTAATTTAATTGGAATTGATATACGTCATGAAGGAAATTTTAGCCAATATGGTGACCATATTAATTTCTTTGGAAGCCAATTAAATTTTGATAAAAAAGCTTCTCGGCTCATAGGCAGTATCAGCCTTATATTTTAA
- a CDS encoding ABC transporter permease, whose protein sequence is MAPVDPARIQFGQRADPETIIQLKKKFYLDQPYSIQVYRYLEDLSCIQYLHNSDPRLEEYCFQTIFQVSDSKLIVKWPFFRRSYVNGELVSDLLKTAMISTGLLGLFAMLFALVIGLISGTFAAVYFGTWIDSVITMTTTFFYAIPSYISAVIIAMLLGYYLVEYTHLPLQGSLYSLDDFGNEVFNWDRLVLPSMALGLRPVAMIAQMTRASLLEVRSKEYVRTAISLGANTFRVLVKHIYPNAMNPIITTLSGWFASLLSGAFFVEFVFNFRGLGDLTIQALSQFDIPVVLACCIVTVCIFVTINILADIIYAWLDPRVKI, encoded by the coding sequence ATGGCTCCAGTAGATCCAGCAAGAATCCAGTTTGGCCAACGTGCAGACCCAGAAACCATTATTCAATTAAAAAAGAAATTTTATTTGGATCAACCCTATTCTATTCAAGTCTATCGGTATTTGGAAGACCTGAGTTGTATCCAATATTTACATAATTCAGATCCTCGTTTAGAAGAATATTGTTTTCAAACGATCTTTCAAGTAAGTGATAGCAAATTAATTGTCAAATGGCCATTTTTTAGAAGGTCCTATGTAAATGGAGAATTAGTATCGGATCTGCTTAAAACGGCAATGATATCAACAGGACTCCTTGGATTGTTTGCAATGCTTTTTGCGCTGGTTATTGGATTGATTTCAGGAACCTTTGCGGCTGTTTATTTTGGAACTTGGATTGATTCGGTAATTACAATGACAACGACCTTTTTTTATGCAATTCCAAGTTATATTTCTGCAGTAATTATAGCCATGTTACTGGGATATTACCTGGTAGAATATACTCATTTGCCCTTGCAAGGATCTTTGTATTCGTTAGACGATTTCGGAAATGAAGTATTTAACTGGGATCGGTTGGTCTTGCCCAGTATGGCATTGGGCTTGCGACCGGTTGCAATGATCGCACAAATGACGCGGGCATCTTTATTAGAAGTGCGGTCAAAGGAATACGTGAGAACGGCCATTTCGCTTGGAGCAAATACATTTAGGGTACTTGTTAAGCATATTTATCCAAATGCCATGAATCCAATAATTACAACACTTAGCGGATGGTTTGCTTCCTTGTTATCGGGTGCCTTTTTTGTTGAATTTGTTTTTAATTTCAGAGGCTTGGGTGATTTAACAATTCAAGCTTTAAGTCAATTTGACATTCCGGTAGTATTGGCGTGCTGCATCGTTACCGTTTGCATTTTTGTAACAATAAATATTCTTGCTGATATAATTTATGCCTGGTTAGATCCGAGGGTTAAAATATAA
- the bshC gene encoding bacillithiol biosynthesis cysteine-adding enzyme BshC, translating to MPEKSNSFTSIAIFPELKHGFNPFDLAYWQNSHKFSSLISKPAELNNFSEQISKKRDFPYRTEISTILLEQYCRIQLADRVKTNIERLKSSDTFTVICAHQPCLMGGPLYWIYKIATTIKLCQNLEIQFPNKHFVPVYYCGSEDHDFEEINHFQIFNQKIEWKTNPGHAVGQLDANELSHVIETLLKMFSNSEQANVFLNKNIEWINQTATYVDYYRHFVNELFGSYGLLFFNPDNKSAKNLFSPIIKKELLEQFIFKNANKSIPVIEKLGHHPQVNPRELNLFYHHAEGRKRMVLESGIYKLIDAANQWTQEEILSELESNPERFSPNVLLRPLFQEYLFPNLAFVGGGGEIAYWLELKACFDDVNISYPLLFRRFSAIYYESSILQKISKTSFTELDFLDSITQLESKFVKNQNNSYILQPDDFIAITNLLEKIKADSNQLDQSTKTSIEAEIHKILKSLEHIENKHLKAIKNKLEQEILQLHKIKDNLFPNQSLQERIQNFLPYYFKHGPAYINYLIQMYEPGLNKLYLVKETTV from the coding sequence ATGCCAGAGAAATCAAATAGTTTTACAAGCATTGCCATTTTTCCTGAATTAAAACATGGATTCAATCCATTTGATTTAGCTTATTGGCAAAATTCTCATAAATTTAGTTCCTTAATCAGTAAGCCAGCTGAACTAAACAATTTCTCAGAGCAAATTAGCAAGAAAAGAGACTTTCCATATAGAACAGAGATTAGCACGATCCTACTCGAACAATATTGCCGCATTCAACTAGCTGATCGCGTTAAAACAAATATTGAACGACTTAAATCGAGCGATACGTTTACAGTTATTTGTGCACACCAGCCCTGTTTAATGGGTGGACCCCTTTATTGGATCTATAAAATAGCCACCACGATAAAATTATGTCAGAATTTGGAAATTCAATTTCCCAATAAGCATTTTGTCCCTGTATATTATTGTGGTTCTGAAGATCATGACTTTGAAGAAATTAACCATTTCCAGATTTTTAATCAAAAAATTGAGTGGAAAACAAATCCCGGACATGCAGTTGGCCAATTAGATGCAAATGAACTATCTCATGTTATAGAAACCTTGCTAAAAATGTTTTCGAATTCAGAACAGGCAAACGTGTTTTTGAATAAAAACATAGAATGGATTAATCAAACAGCTACCTATGTAGATTATTACCGCCATTTTGTTAACGAACTTTTTGGCTCTTATGGATTGTTGTTTTTTAACCCGGACAACAAATCAGCCAAGAATTTATTTTCACCAATTATTAAAAAGGAATTACTTGAACAATTTATATTCAAAAATGCTAATAAGAGCATTCCAGTTATAGAAAAACTCGGACATCATCCACAAGTAAATCCCAGAGAACTAAATCTTTTCTATCATCATGCGGAGGGTCGAAAACGAATGGTATTGGAATCAGGAATTTACAAATTAATTGATGCAGCTAATCAATGGACCCAAGAAGAAATTTTATCCGAACTTGAATCAAATCCAGAACGATTTAGCCCCAATGTATTATTACGTCCATTATTTCAAGAGTACTTATTTCCAAATCTTGCCTTTGTAGGTGGAGGAGGAGAAATCGCATATTGGCTAGAATTAAAAGCTTGTTTCGATGATGTAAATATCTCCTACCCTCTTCTATTCAGGCGGTTTTCAGCTATTTATTATGAATCCAGTATCCTTCAAAAAATTTCAAAAACTTCCTTTACTGAACTTGATTTTTTGGATTCAATTACTCAATTAGAATCTAAATTTGTAAAGAATCAAAACAATTCATACATCTTGCAACCGGATGATTTTATAGCCATTACCAATCTATTAGAAAAAATTAAAGCGGATTCAAATCAATTGGATCAATCAACCAAAACGAGTATTGAGGCTGAAATTCATAAAATATTAAAGTCATTAGAACATATAGAGAACAAACACTTGAAGGCAATAAAAAATAAATTGGAACAAGAAATACTTCAACTACATAAAATTAAAGATAATTTGTTTCCAAATCAATCCCTTCAAGAACGAATCCAAAACTTTTTACCTTATTACTTTAAACATGGACCGGCTTATATAAATTACCTAATTCAAATGTATGAACCTGGCTTGAACAAACTATACTTAGTTAAGGAAACTACGGTTTAA
- a CDS encoding acetyl-CoA carboxylase carboxyltransferase subunit beta, with the protein MGWFKRLKEGISTATKVKKETPDGIWYKCPECSEMLTTKQLKENFHKCPKCNYHQRISSDQYFEILFDGHYEILFDNLISYDFLNFTDLQSYSKRLDDARKTADHKDSITVAAGVINGRKLVIAAMDFTFIGGSMGSVMGEKISRAIDFCIEHKAPLMIISKSGGARMMESAFSLMQMAKTSAKLTLLAKNQIPYFSFLTDPTTGGVTASFAMLGDINFSEPNALIGFAGPRVVKETIKRDLPEGFQRSEFLLENGFLDFIVDRKDLKTSVSDLLDLFNVSEN; encoded by the coding sequence ATGGGTTGGTTTAAACGGCTCAAAGAAGGGATATCGACAGCGACGAAAGTTAAAAAGGAAACCCCGGATGGAATTTGGTATAAATGTCCAGAATGTTCTGAAATGTTGACAACCAAACAATTAAAGGAAAATTTTCACAAATGTCCTAAATGCAATTACCATCAAAGAATTAGTTCTGACCAATATTTTGAAATCCTGTTTGATGGTCATTATGAGATCTTGTTTGATAACCTGATTTCTTATGATTTCTTGAATTTTACAGATTTGCAATCTTATTCCAAACGACTGGATGATGCAAGAAAAACAGCAGATCACAAGGATTCTATTACTGTGGCTGCAGGAGTAATCAATGGTCGGAAATTAGTCATCGCTGCGATGGACTTTACTTTTATTGGTGGTTCAATGGGCAGTGTAATGGGTGAAAAAATCAGCCGTGCGATTGATTTTTGTATAGAACATAAGGCCCCCTTAATGATAATTTCTAAATCTGGAGGTGCGCGTATGATGGAATCTGCATTTTCCTTAATGCAAATGGCCAAAACATCGGCAAAACTAACATTGTTAGCTAAAAATCAAATTCCCTATTTTTCCTTTTTGACAGATCCTACCACCGGGGGCGTCACAGCATCTTTTGCAATGCTTGGAGATATTAACTTTTCGGAACCAAATGCATTAATTGGGTTTGCCGGGCCAAGAGTTGTTAAAGAAACCATTAAAAGAGATTTGCCTGAAGGATTTCAAAGATCAGAATTTTTGTTGGAAAATGGCTTTCTTGATTTTATAGTAGACCGGAAAGATCTTAAAACTTCAGTCAGTGATCTGTTGGATTTATTTAATGTCTCTGAAAATTAA
- the dapB gene encoding 4-hydroxy-tetrahydrodipicolinate reductase, producing the protein MKVCLIGFGKMGRAIEQQLLLRGHQVAYKLGRNDEPLLEKALSDSDIAIEFSSPEAAVNHLKTCFKMQCPVICGTTGWTDAWDEIQNALVQSNSAFIFASNFSIGVQLFFELNRKLAQLMTSRPEYACSIHEVHHTHKKDAPSGTAISLAQDIIGNHPNYSSWSLDKPISPETLPIFSERKDPVVGIHEINYTSSIDTIEIKHTAHNRDGFALGAVLAAEFLIGKKGNFTMRDVLGLNSI; encoded by the coding sequence ATGAAGGTATGTTTAATCGGATTTGGCAAGATGGGTCGTGCTATTGAGCAGCAACTTTTGCTTAGAGGCCATCAGGTGGCTTATAAATTGGGTAGAAATGATGAGCCGCTTCTAGAAAAAGCACTTTCAGACTCAGACATTGCGATTGAATTTTCGTCTCCGGAAGCAGCTGTAAATCATTTAAAAACCTGTTTTAAAATGCAGTGTCCTGTAATTTGTGGTACTACTGGATGGACGGATGCCTGGGATGAAATCCAAAATGCTTTAGTGCAATCAAACAGCGCATTCATTTTTGCTTCAAATTTTTCAATTGGCGTTCAACTGTTTTTTGAACTTAATCGAAAGTTGGCTCAATTAATGACATCCAGACCTGAATATGCTTGTTCAATTCATGAAGTGCACCATACGCATAAAAAAGATGCACCAAGTGGCACAGCAATCAGCCTGGCCCAAGATATTATTGGAAACCATCCAAATTATAGTTCATGGAGCTTAGACAAACCAATTTCTCCTGAAACACTTCCAATATTTTCTGAGAGAAAAGATCCTGTTGTGGGAATTCACGAAATCAACTATACTTCAAGTATTGATACCATTGAAATTAAACATACCGCTCACAATCGGGATGGATTTGCCCTGGGTGCCGTTTTAGCAGCTGAATTTTTAATTGGAAAAAAAGGAAATTTTACGATGCGGGATGTTTTAGGATTAAATTCTATTTGA